The following coding sequences are from one Arthrobacter sp. PvP023 window:
- a CDS encoding DUF6541 family protein has translation MTWWQTVPTFALAALIYFLPGLSILAAAGVRRLNLIALAAPVSTSVAACAAVVAPYLHLPYTPLAYFAISGVLALLTLAARWWWVRGGRTVGSLADNGPLNASDLGRWTAILAVPLGLVFAALLIARRFVTGFGSPENFSQTFDNVYHLNAVHHIAQTQNGSSLSLGNLTEASSYFYPAGMHDMMALLQMLTGSPVPVVVNVGTIVIGAIVWPLGCMFLVSRLVAYRPVALIAAAVLSAGFSAFPYLLIGFGVLYPNNAAIALLPVILGLAVEMLGMSRSAASSFVAPAVAFCAALPGMVLTHPSAMVALLGFLVPVLLGRLVRVFSEWREGTTPKKAVIRWSAACTGYIAAVVAAWMVLRPGLGAAPWLPFQSNARAIGEILGSAPMGTTTAWILAILTVIGLYVVARTLRRTWWILGMYLVAALLYMVVSSWPPGTFRTLLTGVWYNDSFRLAALLPVVTLPIAVFGAEWLLWRIRALVDHVSTLKAGIGSAPAAPIADLGKVPFPAASKAVSVWVVLGLLGIAAQGGTLSQVQDRLHSIFDITETSDLVDEDEMKILDEVGAKVPADGVVVANPLTGGSLVYALADRQPLAPHIFGERTEKEQLLLDHWDEAAYNKDVCPAIRELNAYWALDFGTKTVIPTEDPFPGLADVAAGTAPDIEILATSNEARLVRTTACD, from the coding sequence ATGACTTGGTGGCAGACCGTTCCGACTTTTGCGTTGGCGGCATTGATCTACTTCTTGCCGGGACTGTCCATTCTTGCGGCGGCGGGAGTTCGCCGACTTAACCTCATTGCCCTCGCGGCCCCCGTGTCGACGTCGGTGGCCGCGTGCGCCGCCGTCGTCGCTCCTTACCTGCATCTGCCGTATACACCACTTGCGTACTTCGCCATAAGCGGTGTCCTGGCACTCCTGACGCTGGCTGCCCGATGGTGGTGGGTTCGTGGGGGAAGGACTGTGGGCTCCCTAGCGGACAACGGCCCGCTCAACGCAAGTGACCTTGGTCGGTGGACCGCCATTCTGGCCGTCCCGCTGGGGCTCGTATTCGCAGCTCTGCTGATTGCCAGGCGCTTCGTAACCGGCTTCGGAAGCCCTGAAAACTTCTCCCAGACGTTCGACAACGTGTATCACTTGAATGCCGTGCACCATATTGCACAGACACAAAACGGGTCATCCCTGTCGCTGGGCAACCTGACTGAGGCCTCAAGCTACTTCTACCCCGCAGGCATGCACGACATGATGGCCCTCCTCCAAATGCTGACGGGAAGCCCTGTTCCCGTTGTCGTCAATGTCGGCACTATCGTGATCGGTGCAATTGTCTGGCCGCTCGGGTGCATGTTCCTTGTTTCCCGACTGGTCGCCTACCGGCCGGTGGCACTTATTGCCGCTGCAGTCCTCTCCGCAGGCTTCAGTGCTTTCCCTTACCTCCTCATCGGTTTTGGCGTGCTGTATCCGAACAACGCCGCTATTGCGCTGTTGCCGGTCATCCTGGGACTTGCGGTGGAGATGCTGGGCATGTCGCGGAGCGCGGCTTCCTCGTTCGTTGCCCCCGCAGTCGCGTTCTGCGCTGCCCTGCCCGGAATGGTCCTCACGCACCCCAGTGCAATGGTGGCACTCCTGGGCTTCCTTGTTCCAGTCCTACTCGGCCGGCTGGTAAGGGTCTTCTCAGAATGGCGGGAAGGCACCACACCCAAAAAGGCTGTAATTCGGTGGTCAGCCGCGTGTACGGGGTACATTGCCGCCGTGGTCGCCGCCTGGATGGTCCTGCGCCCAGGGCTGGGCGCGGCACCGTGGCTGCCTTTCCAGTCGAATGCCCGGGCGATCGGTGAGATCCTGGGCAGTGCTCCCATGGGCACAACCACCGCATGGATCCTGGCCATCCTCACCGTTATCGGCCTGTACGTCGTTGCCCGCACGCTGCGGCGCACGTGGTGGATCCTGGGAATGTACCTGGTCGCCGCGCTGCTCTACATGGTCGTGTCGAGCTGGCCGCCCGGCACGTTCAGAACGCTGCTGACTGGCGTGTGGTACAATGACAGTTTCCGACTCGCAGCCCTGCTTCCTGTTGTAACACTGCCTATCGCCGTCTTCGGCGCCGAGTGGCTCCTGTGGCGCATCCGCGCCCTGGTGGACCATGTCTCCACGCTCAAGGCGGGGATCGGCTCTGCGCCGGCGGCGCCAATTGCGGATCTCGGCAAGGTCCCGTTTCCTGCAGCCAGCAAAGCGGTTTCCGTCTGGGTAGTACTCGGCCTACTGGGCATCGCCGCGCAGGGAGGCACCCTGTCCCAGGTCCAGGACCGCCTCCACTCGATCTTCGACATCACTGAGACGTCCGATCTTGTGGACGAGGATGAAATGAAGATTCTCGATGAAGTGGGCGCCAAGGTCCCGGCCGACGGGGTCGTTGTGGCCAACCCGCTCACCGGCGGCTCACTGGTCTACGCGCTGGCGGACCGGCAGCCGCTGGCGCCCCACATTTTCGGTGAACGGACCGAAAAGGAGCAGCTCTTGCTGGACCACTGGGACGAGGCCGCGTATAACAAGGACGTCTGCCCTGCGATCAGGGAACTCAACGCCTACTGGGCGCTGGATTTCGGTACGAAAACCGTCATCCCCACCGAGGATCCATTCCCCGGCCTGGCCGATGTGGCAGCCGGGACAGCTCCGGACATCGAAATCCTGGCAACTTCGAATGAGGCCCGCTTGGTCCGGACTACGGCGTGTGACTGA
- a CDS encoding glycosyltransferase family 2 protein has translation MSNKTRSGTLIIMPAWNEAEAIGNTVREVRRVVPQHDILVVDDGSHDDTALIAEQAGASVLRLPFNLGVGGAMRTGFKYAIRHGYSSAIQVDSDGQHDPHDIDRVLAGLETADISIGARFAGRGSYDAKGPRRWAMSVLARVISNVARTQLTDVTSGFRAANERALHQYIDHFPAEYLGDTIDSLVVAIKSGCKVVQIPVEMKVRQAGTPSHSPFKAMIYLARSGLVLCFALARRRPRVQTDTATPRPGDIAGEGSVPA, from the coding sequence ATGAGTAACAAGACGCGGTCCGGCACGCTGATAATCATGCCTGCTTGGAACGAGGCCGAAGCAATCGGCAATACCGTCAGGGAAGTACGCCGCGTCGTTCCCCAGCATGACATCCTTGTGGTCGACGACGGGTCGCACGATGACACCGCACTCATCGCGGAACAAGCAGGTGCTTCGGTTCTCCGGCTGCCATTTAATCTGGGTGTTGGTGGCGCCATGCGGACCGGTTTCAAGTATGCCATCCGGCACGGCTACAGCTCTGCTATCCAAGTGGATTCAGATGGCCAGCATGATCCCCACGATATTGACCGGGTCCTGGCAGGGTTGGAAACCGCGGATATCTCGATTGGAGCGCGCTTTGCGGGTCGCGGTTCGTACGACGCCAAAGGACCGCGGCGTTGGGCCATGTCGGTCCTTGCCAGGGTGATCTCCAATGTTGCGCGGACACAACTGACGGACGTCACTTCAGGGTTTCGGGCCGCGAACGAACGTGCGCTACACCAATACATCGACCACTTTCCGGCGGAGTACCTGGGCGACACGATTGATTCCCTTGTGGTGGCGATAAAGTCCGGGTGCAAGGTGGTACAGATTCCAGTCGAGATGAAGGTTCGACAGGCCGGCACTCCCAGTCATAGTCCTTTCAAAGCGATGATCTATCTCGCACGTTCTGGACTTGTCCTTTGTTTTGCCCTGGCCCGTCGTAGGCCACGCGTGCAGACCGATACAGCTACACCCCGGCCGGGCGACATCGCCGGAGAAGGAAGTGTTCCCGCGTGA
- a CDS encoding DUF2304 domain-containing protein — MSVAFSLVTSIGMVLAVLLMLRVGKLREKYAVLWLVVGGLTIVLGLFPSMLDFAASAVGVRVPANLLFALSIVLLVGVGLHVSRELTILEDETRILAEEVAILRSSIARLSDGKSESGRPPAADHVADQTSNSREE; from the coding sequence GTGAGTGTTGCTTTTTCTTTGGTCACGTCCATAGGGATGGTCCTGGCCGTTCTACTGATGCTCCGCGTGGGGAAACTTCGCGAAAAATACGCGGTCCTCTGGCTCGTCGTTGGCGGTTTGACTATTGTGCTGGGACTTTTTCCCAGCATGCTGGACTTCGCCGCATCGGCCGTTGGCGTTCGTGTTCCAGCGAACCTGCTTTTCGCGTTGTCCATTGTGCTGTTGGTGGGAGTGGGGCTTCACGTTTCCCGTGAGCTGACCATCCTTGAAGACGAGACACGTATCCTGGCCGAAGAAGTGGCGATCCTGCGTTCTTCCATCGCGAGGCTTTCCGATGGAAAGTCGGAGAGCGGCCGTCCTCCCGCTGCAGACCATGTTGCAGATCAGACCAGTAATTCCAGAGAAGAGTAA
- a CDS encoding glycosyltransferase family 2 protein: MTIDVMLPYYGDVAMMKAAVDSVLGQEDRDFVLTIVDDGYPDESLPAYFQNLVGTDGRVRYFRNEVNLGANGNYKKCLGLVQHDVVVVMGADDIMLPNYVGTVRKAFQNPEIKIVQPGVEVIDENGAVYEPLGDKVKAGLRRLAVGGSSEAIIAGEPIAESLITGDWLYFPSVAWRADAILKHDFREQYNVVQDIALAMDIIMDGGKMLVTDTVCFQYRRHRESDSSVRALDGRRFAEERAFFDECARDFAKLGWNKAARAARIHLTSRLNAVSLTPKVVSKRMWPGLGKLVKHAFRP; this comes from the coding sequence TTGACCATTGATGTGATGCTGCCCTACTACGGCGACGTGGCGATGATGAAGGCTGCCGTCGACTCGGTACTGGGCCAAGAGGACCGGGACTTTGTCCTGACGATCGTCGACGATGGCTACCCGGATGAATCCCTGCCGGCCTATTTTCAGAACCTTGTGGGTACTGATGGGCGCGTGCGCTACTTCCGTAACGAAGTCAACCTCGGCGCAAACGGTAACTACAAGAAGTGCCTTGGCCTTGTGCAGCACGACGTGGTTGTGGTCATGGGCGCTGATGACATCATGCTGCCCAACTACGTGGGAACGGTCCGCAAGGCTTTCCAGAACCCTGAGATCAAGATTGTCCAGCCGGGCGTTGAGGTCATCGACGAAAACGGTGCGGTTTACGAGCCGCTGGGGGACAAGGTCAAAGCCGGGTTGCGCCGCCTGGCCGTGGGCGGCTCGTCTGAAGCGATCATCGCCGGAGAACCCATCGCTGAAAGCCTCATCACGGGGGACTGGCTGTACTTCCCGTCCGTCGCATGGCGTGCCGACGCGATCCTGAAGCACGACTTCCGTGAGCAGTACAACGTTGTCCAGGATATTGCCTTGGCGATGGACATCATCATGGACGGCGGCAAAATGCTCGTCACAGACACCGTCTGCTTCCAGTACCGCCGCCACAGGGAGTCGGACTCCTCAGTGCGGGCCCTCGACGGGCGCCGGTTCGCGGAGGAGCGGGCCTTTTTTGACGAGTGCGCACGCGATTTTGCCAAACTGGGCTGGAACAAGGCAGCCCGGGCTGCCCGCATTCACCTGACCTCCCGGCTCAACGCTGTGTCGCTGACCCCCAAGGTGGTCAGCAAGCGGATGTGGCCCGGCCTTGGCAAACTGGTCAAGCACGCGTTCCGTCCCTGA
- a CDS encoding ATP-binding protein — protein MSPVTTTNTATPPLPADLEALMRSLKMPHARALAPDLIATARAQRWEPVEIIKALFTEEAAGLARSILASRRKAAGFPTGKTFDAWDPAASSIPAPTQQALRTLEWITRRENLVICGPSGTGKTFFLEALGQLAVEAGMRVAWFRLEDLGVLIRPHRTDDSVTRAVARILRAELVVIDDIGLLPVATDAAEGLYRVVDAAYEKRSVAISSNLHPAGFDELMPKTLATATVDRLLHHAHVCQTSGDSVRLTQALAGKGVTRLN, from the coding sequence ATGAGCCCCGTCACCACCACCAACACCGCGACCCCGCCGTTGCCGGCGGACTTGGAAGCCCTGATGCGGTCCCTGAAAATGCCCCACGCCCGGGCGCTGGCCCCGGACCTGATCGCGACCGCCCGCGCGCAGCGCTGGGAACCGGTCGAGATCATCAAAGCCCTCTTCACCGAGGAAGCCGCCGGCCTTGCCCGGTCCATACTCGCTTCCCGCCGCAAGGCCGCTGGTTTCCCGACCGGGAAAACCTTCGATGCTTGGGACCCGGCAGCGTCCTCCATCCCGGCACCGACCCAGCAGGCGCTTCGGACCCTGGAATGGATCACCCGCAGGGAGAACCTGGTCATCTGCGGGCCCTCCGGCACCGGGAAGACGTTCTTCCTCGAAGCCCTTGGCCAGCTGGCCGTCGAAGCCGGGATGCGCGTCGCCTGGTTCAGGCTCGAAGACCTCGGCGTCCTGATCCGGCCCCACCGCACCGATGACAGCGTCACCCGCGCGGTCGCCCGGATCCTCCGCGCCGAGCTCGTGGTCATCGACGACATTGGTCTGTTGCCGGTGGCCACGGACGCCGCGGAAGGGCTCTACCGGGTCGTGGACGCAGCCTACGAAAAACGCTCCGTCGCGATCAGCTCCAACCTCCACCCCGCTGGGTTCGACGAACTCATGCCCAAAACCCTCGCCACCGCGACCGTTGACCGGCTGCTGCACCACGCTCACGTCTGCCAAACCAGCGGTGATTCCGTCCGCCTCACCCAGGCCCTCGCCGGAAAAGGAGTCACCCGACTGAACTGA